The genomic segment CATTGAGCTTGCCGAGCGACCGCCGTTGTTAGCCGTGCCGCTTGTGAGGTTGGGTTGTCCGAGCGCAACCGTTGCCGCCGCGCCCGTTAGCGCCGTTGCCGCACTCGCAAATCGCAGAACGCGGTGGTTGTTTTCGTCAGCCACATACAAGTTGCCCGCCCCGTCGACCGCCACGCCTTATGGAAGAATCATCGTGCTTGCCGAGAGACCGACGTTGTTTGATGTGCCGCTCACAAGGTCGGGTTGTCCGAGCGCAAACGTTGCCACCGCGCCCGTTAGCGCCGTTGCCGCACTCGCAAAACGCAGAACGCGGTGGTTGTTTGCGTCAGCCACATACAAGTTGCCCGACCCATCGACCGCCACGCCGATTGGAAAATTCATTGAGCTTGCCGAGCGACCGCCGTTGTTAGCCGTGCCGCTTGTGAGGTTGGGTTGTCCGAGCGCAACCGTTGCCGCCGCGCCCGTTAGCGCCGTTGCCGCATTCGCAAAGCGCAAAACGCGGTGGTTGTTTTGGTCAGCCACATACAAGTTACCCGACCCGTCGACCGCCACGCCGGATGGAGCATTCATTGTGCTTGCAGAGAGACCGCCGTTGTTTGCTGTGTTGCTGAACAAATCGGGTTGTCCAAACGCCGCTTCCGCCGCGCTACCGGTCATCATTGCCGCCGCGCTCGTAAAGCGCAAAACGCGGTGGTTACTTTGGTCAGCCACAAAGACTTTGCCCGAAACAGGGTCGACCGCTACGCCGCTTGGTAAGTTAAAGCCCGCGCCGTCAAGACCGTTTGTCACGCCTGCTGTAAAGCCGCCTTGTCCCAAGACAACATTTGCCGCCTGTCCGGTTGTAAATTGCGCGGCTGCATTTTCTGCGATGAAAAGCAGTAATGAAATCAATAACATTTTTTTCATACTCAAGTAGTTTAAGTTTATTTAAAGATGAACGTACGGTTGTATTTGATTAGATATTCCTTCGAGATTAATGAATTACTCAAACAATAACCCAATTAATCTAAAATCTCTATTTGTGTTTTTCCATTTTGAAAATTTAATCTTCAAAAAACACGATTTGTATCGAGTCATAATGACCCTCTCTAAGACTCGCTTTGTCTTTGCTTAAAACATACTTTAAAACACCCTTAACCAAAGATTTACTTCACCAGCACCATCTTCTTTGTCTGCACAAATAAATTCA from the Chloroherpetonaceae bacterium genome contains:
- a CDS encoding NHL repeat-containing protein; the encoded protein is MKKMLLISLLLFIAENAAAQFTTGQAANVVLGQGGFTAGVTNGLDGAGFNLPSGVAVDPVSGKVFVADQSNHRVLRFTSAAAMMTGSAAEAAFGQPDLFSNTANNGGLSASTMNAPSGVAVDGSGNLYVADQNNHRVLRFANAATALTGAAATVALGQPNLTSGTANNGGRSASSMNFPIGVAVDGSGNLYVADANNHRVLRFASAATALTGAVATFALGQPDLVSGTSNNVGLSASTMILP